CAGAGAAACACATATACCCCGCGCCAGCATCTCCGGCACATGGGCAAAACCGAGCACCCGCATGGCCGCACCGGGGTTATGAGATACCTTCACATCATGCAGGCGGAACAGGTCCAGCTCGCGCGGCGTAAGCCATACCGTATGCACGGCAAGCAGGTTCGGCCCCAGCACGCCTAGATTATTCAGGTGCTCAACAGTGGAAGCCCCGCGCGTGGCACGGGCGAAATCTACCTCTTCCTTCACCTCGGAAACATGCATGTGCATGCCGATGCCACGGGCATCCGCAATTTCCTTGGTCCGGCACAGCAACTCATTCGAGTTGTTGAAAATGGTACGCAGGCCCATCCAGTACCGTATGCGCCCTTCCGCCGTATCATGCCAGCGGTCATGCAGTTCAAGCTGCACGGCCAGCGCCTCATCCGTGGATTCCCTATGCTCAGGACGGATGCCCTCGCCGCAGTCCATGGTGGAACGGGCCAGAATGCCGCGTATGCCCGCCTCGCGCACGGCGCGACCCATGGCATCCACATGCCGGCCACCGGGTTCGGCAAAGCAGGTAACACCGGACTTTATCAGTTCAAGGCAGCAGGCAAGCGCCGAGACATGCACGTCCTCTTCAGTCATGGCAAGCTCGTAAGGCCATGTACGGTCGTGCAGCCATGTGAGCAGATCTACATCGTCCCCAAGCCCGCGCCCCAGCTGCTGGCAGAGATGCACATGGGTGTTCACCAGCCCCGGAAGCACCATGCGCCCGCTGACATCCACCACCTCTGTTCCTTCCGGAATGCTCTCTTCCGGAATGGCACCAACGGCCTTGATGATGTCGTTTTCCACCAGAACATCGCCGCCTTCGAACATCTCGCGCCGCTCGTTCATGGAAAGAATCAAACCATTGCGCAGTAATATATGGGACATGCCGCCTCCTGAGTAATCGTGAATGCCATGAAAGGCCGTGGCTTACCGACTTGGCAAGGGGGTGTCAACGCCCGTATTCCGCCAACTTCCCCTTAACATACTTCTCGGACAAAACAGAAAGCCCTCCGTACGGAGGACTTTTCTTATACTATCCATATTTTCAACTACTATTCCGACGACGAGAATCTCGACACCTCGATCATGCCGGGCAGTGTGCGCAGCCTGTCGATGGTGTGGTAGAGGTGGGCAACGTCTCGCACCTCCACTGTCAGTTCAATTTCGGAATTCCCATCCACGGTGGAATGGAAGGTGCCGGAATCGATGTTCACATTCTCGCTGGCAAGCATGGTGGAAACACGCGAAAGCCCGCCCACCACGTTCTTGGAAATGATGCGGATGCGTGCCGGATACGGCTTGT
This region of Desulfovibrio subterraneus genomic DNA includes:
- a CDS encoding amidohydrolase, giving the protein MSHILLRNGLILSMNERREMFEGGDVLVENDIIKAVGAIPEESIPEGTEVVDVSGRMVLPGLVNTHVHLCQQLGRGLGDDVDLLTWLHDRTWPYELAMTEEDVHVSALACCLELIKSGVTCFAEPGGRHVDAMGRAVREAGIRGILARSTMDCGEGIRPEHRESTDEALAVQLELHDRWHDTAEGRIRYWMGLRTIFNNSNELLCRTKEIADARGIGMHMHVSEVKEEVDFARATRGASTVEHLNNLGVLGPNLLAVHTVWLTPRELDLFRLHDVKVSHNPGAAMRVLGFAHVPEMLARGICVSLGTDGAPCNNRMDMMDEMYLAAVIHKGRTLDPTTVPAERMLEMATVNGARAVLWDDQIGSLTPGKKADLIVIDPMNGPGSVPVHDPVSSLVYSMHSSNVTHSMCNGRWLMQDRVVAGLDEAAILAEAQERAGHIRRRAGIELKPRFPVVKVR